In Chloroflexota bacterium, a genomic segment contains:
- the rpmJ gene encoding 50S ribosomal protein L36, producing the protein MKVKASIKVRCDKCKVIRRSGVVRIICANPKHKQRQG; encoded by the coding sequence ATGAAAGTGAAAGCTTCGATCAAAGTGCGGTGCGATAAGTGCAAAGTCATCCGGCGCAGCGGTGTTGTCCGCATCATCTGCGCGAATCCGAAGCATAAGCAGCGGCAAGGCTAA
- the rpsK gene encoding 30S ribosomal protein S11 → MADTSQTPKAAPVRAKRKERRVVPAGRAFIQSTFNNTRVTLTDPTGNVISWSSAGACGFKGSRKGTAFAAQRAAEEAAKRATDQGLRQVEVLVRGPGPGREAAIRSLQASGIMVTSIRDVTPIPHNGCRPPKRRRV, encoded by the coding sequence ATGGCAGATACATCACAAACACCAAAAGCGGCCCCGGTGAGGGCGAAGCGGAAGGAACGGAGAGTCGTCCCTGCGGGCAGGGCCTTTATCCAGTCCACCTTCAACAATACCCGGGTGACGCTCACGGATCCCACCGGTAACGTCATATCCTGGAGCAGCGCCGGCGCCTGCGGCTTCAAGGGCTCCCGCAAGGGCACCGCCTTCGCCGCCCAGCGCGCAGCCGAAGAAGCCGCAAAGCGCGCCACGGATCAGGGCCTGCGCCAGGTGGAAGTCCTTGTTCGAGGCCCCGGCCCCGGCCGTGAAGCCGCCATCCGCTCGCTCCAGGCCTCCGGCATCATGGTGACGAGCATCCGCGATGTGACGCCGATTCCCCACAACGGCTGCCGGCCGCCCAAGCGCCGCCGAGTCTAG
- a CDS encoding 50S ribosomal protein L17, giving the protein MPSHRKLGRHLSRDANERKALFRAQVTDFLRLGKVVTTEAKAKELRRIAEQMITLGKAGDLHHRRQALAYIYDENVVQALFKEIAPKYKERNGGYTRIVKLGNRKGDNAPMVQIELV; this is encoded by the coding sequence ATGCCTAGCCACAGAAAACTCGGACGGCACCTGAGCCGTGACGCGAACGAGCGGAAGGCCCTCTTCCGCGCTCAGGTCACTGATTTCCTCCGCCTTGGCAAGGTCGTGACCACAGAGGCCAAGGCTAAGGAGCTCCGCCGCATCGCCGAGCAGATGATTACCCTCGGCAAGGCGGGCGACCTCCACCACCGCCGCCAGGCCCTCGCCTACATCTACGATGAGAACGTTGTTCAGGCGCTCTTCAAGGAGATCGCTCCTAAGTACAAGGAGCGGAACGGCGGCTATACCCGTATCGTCAAACTGGGCAATCGCAAGGGTGATAACGCCCCGATGGTCCAGATTGAGCTGGTGTAA
- a CDS encoding NDP-sugar synthase, whose protein sequence is MQAVILAGGQGTRLRPLTSNLPKPMIPLVNKPFLERMLAYLKAHGITEVILASGYLPTAIEDYFGDGRGVGMRITYSVEEQPLGTAGAVKNLERLIKGTFLVFNGDVVTDMDLSTMQRLHRERRAKASLFLVRVEDPTRFGVVETTSDGRVTRFTEKPKKEEVRANTINGGCYVLEPETLSYVPPGEYHMFEKGLFPKLLEVGAPIYSYAPPCYWNDVGTPASYLGIHRDILEGRARLSGERELSPDEVRKGRNVRIGAGAKVTGPVIAGDDCTIHPEARVTGPTVIGRNCTIGKGAMVTDAVLWDGVQIGEGAAVKESSIAKGAVVGKRAILQGVVIGEGAQIRDGANLPPGTTVAADGRA, encoded by the coding sequence TGTGAATAAGCCGTTCCTGGAGCGGATGCTGGCCTACTTGAAGGCCCACGGCATCACTGAGGTCATCCTGGCATCCGGCTACCTGCCGACGGCCATCGAGGACTATTTCGGCGACGGCAGAGGCGTAGGGATGCGGATCACGTACTCCGTCGAGGAGCAGCCGCTGGGAACGGCGGGCGCAGTGAAGAACCTTGAGCGGCTTATCAAGGGCACTTTTTTAGTTTTCAACGGCGACGTAGTGACCGATATGGACCTCAGCACGATGCAGCGCCTCCACCGTGAGCGAAGGGCCAAGGCGAGCCTCTTTCTGGTGCGGGTGGAGGACCCGACACGCTTCGGCGTGGTGGAGACGACGTCCGATGGGCGCGTGACACGCTTCACAGAAAAGCCAAAGAAGGAAGAGGTACGGGCGAATACGATCAACGGCGGCTGTTATGTGCTGGAGCCGGAGACGCTCTCTTATGTGCCGCCCGGCGAGTACCACATGTTCGAAAAGGGGCTCTTCCCCAAGCTTCTTGAGGTGGGCGCGCCGATATATTCATATGCGCCGCCATGCTATTGGAACGATGTGGGGACGCCTGCCAGCTACCTGGGCATCCACAGGGACATCTTGGAGGGCAGAGCGAGGCTGAGCGGAGAGCGCGAGCTTTCTCCCGACGAGGTCCGGAAGGGGCGCAATGTACGCATCGGCGCGGGGGCCAAAGTCACGGGGCCTGTCATTGCGGGGGACGACTGTACAATCCACCCGGAGGCACGCGTCACAGGACCGACGGTGATCGGGCGCAACTGCACGATAGGCAAAGGCGCGATGGTGACAGACGCAGTGCTGTGGGATGGCGTGCAAATCGGAGAAGGAGCAGCGGTAAAGGAGTCCTCCATAGCCAAGGGCGCAGTAGTAGGAAAACGTGCGATACTGCAAGGAGTCGTCATCGGCGAAGGGGCACAGATCAGGGACGGGGCGAACCTTCCGCCCGGAACGACAGTCGCAGCCGACGGGAGAGCATAG
- a CDS encoding DNA-directed RNA polymerase subunit alpha, with protein MLDRSTAVTTAIEPTEMQMPVPQTPAKPKIQNIEVSDNYGKFAIEPLERGFGATLGNAIRRVLLNSLKGAAVNAVQIDGVQHEYSAVSGVKEDVTELVLNVKGICLRAHGDKPGSLRLTVQGPGQVTAGDIQPSADFEVVNPEHYLASLDSAKAKLSIEFKVGIGKGYVPAAPIEGGSIGLLPVDAIYTPIRKVNYLVEKTRVGQVTDFERLTLEIWTNGAKHPVEAVREAAQILVDSFFQFSILGKEQEQGAARPALTQAIPTEVYNMPIEKLDLSARTLNCLKRSKINKVGEVLEKSADELLRIKNFGDKSLSELYGRLRTLGYMKDEEPEEEEPVAAAEAPEAPEAEAPTPIGEAAAKAPDAKREKDKTPKPKETIRDLGALRTFFGGEPKEGENK; from the coding sequence ATGCTCGATAGGAGTACCGCTGTGACTACCGCTATCGAACCAACCGAAATGCAGATGCCGGTGCCCCAAACCCCGGCCAAGCCGAAAATTCAGAATATCGAAGTTTCTGACAATTACGGAAAGTTCGCTATTGAGCCCTTGGAGCGCGGTTTCGGCGCGACCCTGGGCAACGCCATTCGGCGCGTCCTCCTTAACTCCCTCAAGGGCGCGGCCGTGAACGCCGTCCAGATAGATGGCGTTCAGCACGAATACTCTGCCGTCTCCGGAGTGAAGGAAGATGTCACTGAGCTTGTCCTGAATGTGAAGGGCATCTGCCTGCGAGCTCACGGTGATAAGCCCGGCTCCCTGCGCCTTACCGTCCAGGGTCCCGGTCAGGTGACGGCTGGCGATATCCAGCCCTCGGCTGATTTCGAAGTCGTCAACCCGGAGCACTACCTTGCCAGCCTTGATTCGGCAAAGGCCAAGCTCTCCATCGAATTCAAGGTCGGCATCGGCAAAGGCTATGTCCCTGCGGCCCCTATTGAAGGCGGCTCCATCGGACTCCTTCCCGTGGACGCCATCTACACGCCCATCCGCAAGGTCAACTACCTTGTGGAAAAGACCCGCGTGGGCCAGGTTACCGATTTTGAGCGCCTGACCCTCGAGATCTGGACCAACGGCGCCAAGCACCCCGTGGAGGCCGTTCGAGAAGCTGCACAGATCCTTGTTGACTCCTTCTTCCAGTTCTCCATCTTGGGCAAGGAGCAGGAACAGGGCGCTGCCCGCCCGGCTCTCACCCAGGCGATCCCGACCGAAGTCTATAACATGCCTATCGAGAAGCTGGACCTTTCGGCCCGCACCCTCAACTGCCTCAAGCGCAGCAAGATCAACAAGGTCGGCGAGGTGCTGGAGAAGAGTGCCGATGAGCTCCTCCGCATCAAGAACTTCGGCGATAAGTCCCTCTCCGAGCTGTATGGCCGCCTGCGCACTCTCGGCTACATGAAGGACGAAGAGCCGGAGGAAGAAGAGCCGGTGGCGGCAGCGGAGGCTCCCGAAGCTCCTGAAGCCGAAGCGCCGACGCCCATCGGCGAAGCTGCGGCCAAGGCCCCGGACGCCAAGCGCGAGAAGGACAAGACTCCCAAGCCCAAGGAGACCATCCGCGATCTCGGCGCCCTGCGCACCTTCTTTGGCGGCGAGCCCAAAGAGGGCGAGAACAAGTAG
- the truA gene encoding tRNA pseudouridine(38-40) synthase TruA: MHLKKIALVIEYEGTRYYGFQIQAQPQTVQEELEKAVARLTGRRVPVRCASRTDAGVHAKAQVASFRTKANLPLETFVKGLNHYLPEDIKVTSAYAIPSTFDVRTAAIGREYEYHVLNRGAPSPLLRTRAFHVHRPLNLAAMRRGAKVLLALRDFAPFAGNALPKGASTRRRLTKLAITRKGDQVVFTIAGNSFLHQQVRRMIGALLDLGMGKVRLEQFERTAREGKRGSAGPTLPAHGLYLTNVIYRDFPPVREPKEGSKNPARKIRRES; encoded by the coding sequence ATGCACCTTAAGAAAATAGCCCTGGTGATCGAGTACGAAGGTACTCGATACTACGGCTTTCAGATACAGGCCCAGCCCCAGACCGTGCAAGAGGAGCTGGAGAAGGCAGTCGCGCGCCTAACGGGACGGCGTGTCCCCGTCCGCTGCGCAAGCAGGACGGATGCAGGCGTTCACGCCAAGGCCCAGGTAGCAAGCTTTCGCACAAAGGCGAATCTCCCCTTGGAGACCTTCGTCAAAGGGCTGAACCACTACCTGCCGGAAGACATCAAGGTTACTTCGGCTTACGCCATCCCTTCGACCTTCGATGTCCGCACCGCCGCGATCGGCCGTGAGTATGAATACCACGTCCTTAATCGCGGCGCTCCATCGCCGCTCCTCCGCACCCGGGCATTCCATGTCCATCGTCCGCTGAACCTGGCGGCCATGCGGCGCGGTGCGAAGGTGCTCCTCGCCCTTCGCGATTTCGCCCCATTTGCAGGGAACGCCCTCCCCAAAGGGGCGAGCACTCGGCGGCGGCTCACCAAGCTCGCGATCACGAGGAAGGGCGACCAGGTGGTCTTCACCATTGCTGGCAACTCCTTCCTCCATCAGCAGGTTCGCCGCATGATCGGCGCACTCCTGGATCTTGGGATGGGAAAGGTGAGGCTGGAGCAGTTCGAGCGAACGGCTCGAGAGGGTAAGCGCGGCTCGGCAGGCCCGACACTGCCCGCCCACGGCCTGTATCTGACGAACGTGATATACCGAGACTTCCCTCCGGTGAGAGAGCCGAAGGAAGGCTCTAAGAACCCCGCGAGAAAAATACGCAGAGAGAGTTGA
- a CDS encoding cupin domain-containing protein, producing the protein MKRKNTKKRTMAEGIFDGRQFETVRYPTDEILLRVVKNGSVQVAEYRSEDREGSPPHLHPWDEIEYVIEGEVEFFLRGAWRRCVPGSVQMLPAGAAHAVRVPKGTARVLMITMGAPYDGFARDIAKLYAKPKLTLSDVAKVAGKHGVKLAS; encoded by the coding sequence ATGAAGAGAAAGAATACGAAGAAGCGGACGATGGCCGAAGGCATCTTCGACGGCAGGCAGTTCGAGACGGTCCGCTACCCGACGGATGAGATCTTGCTACGCGTAGTGAAGAACGGCAGCGTACAGGTTGCTGAATATCGCTCCGAGGACCGTGAAGGATCGCCGCCGCATCTCCACCCGTGGGATGAGATCGAATACGTGATCGAAGGTGAAGTTGAGTTCTTCCTACGCGGCGCATGGAGGCGATGTGTGCCAGGGAGCGTTCAGATGCTACCCGCCGGAGCCGCACACGCAGTTCGGGTGCCCAAAGGAACAGCTAGGGTGCTCATGATTACCATGGGCGCTCCATACGATGGCTTCGCCAGGGACATCGCAAAGCTCTATGCCAAGCCCAAGCTGACCCTCAGTGATGTTGCAAAGGTAGCGGGTAAGCATGGAGTGAAGCTGGCTTCCTGA
- a CDS encoding acyl-CoA dehydrogenase has product MDFRFTPHEEQFRAEIRQWMKENLPKGWLGIDREEQFDPQYFDVTKDMAKRLAKKGWLTLAWKKQYGGQERSIIEQTIFQEEMMYNGVPGTTMGIGGTQWVGPTLILHGTEEQKREHLPPIANGERWWCTGYSEPGAGSDLASLQTRAVRDGDHYVINGQKIWNSAAHVSDWCWLAVRTDPNAPKHKGISMLVVDMRTPGVKARPIVNMAGAKSFNEIFFDNARVPVKNLVGEENRGWYVLAVALDFERSGIAYAAYGGKTLRLTTQFAAGVKRNGTALISDPIVKHLLADMAIRVEIQRKFAYRVAWLQNQGKVPSLEASVAKVFGSEVQQGASVMGMRVMGLAGQVEANSELGQIQARVQNQYLSSISATIAAGTSEIQRNIIAQRGMGLPRD; this is encoded by the coding sequence GTGGACTTTCGTTTCACCCCGCACGAAGAGCAGTTCCGCGCGGAGATCCGCCAGTGGATGAAGGAGAACCTGCCGAAGGGCTGGCTGGGTATAGACCGCGAGGAGCAGTTCGACCCCCAGTATTTCGACGTGACCAAGGACATGGCGAAGCGGCTGGCAAAGAAGGGCTGGCTGACCTTGGCTTGGAAGAAGCAGTACGGCGGCCAGGAGCGCTCCATCATCGAGCAGACGATCTTCCAGGAAGAGATGATGTATAACGGCGTTCCTGGGACGACGATGGGCATCGGCGGGACGCAATGGGTGGGCCCGACGCTCATCCTGCACGGCACAGAGGAGCAGAAGCGGGAACACCTGCCGCCCATCGCCAACGGCGAACGCTGGTGGTGCACCGGCTATAGCGAACCGGGCGCAGGCTCAGACCTGGCCAGCCTGCAGACGCGCGCCGTCCGGGACGGCGACCATTATGTGATCAACGGCCAGAAAATATGGAACAGCGCGGCGCACGTCTCGGACTGGTGCTGGCTTGCCGTGCGCACCGACCCGAACGCGCCGAAGCACAAGGGCATCAGCATGCTAGTTGTGGATATGCGGACGCCAGGTGTGAAGGCGCGGCCCATCGTGAATATGGCGGGGGCGAAATCGTTCAATGAAATCTTCTTCGATAACGCCCGGGTGCCGGTTAAAAATCTAGTGGGCGAAGAGAACCGAGGCTGGTATGTGCTGGCGGTCGCCCTAGATTTCGAGCGCTCGGGCATCGCCTACGCGGCATACGGCGGCAAGACGCTGCGCCTGACGACGCAGTTCGCCGCAGGGGTGAAGCGCAACGGCACGGCGCTCATCAGCGATCCCATCGTAAAGCACCTGCTGGCGGATATGGCCATACGGGTGGAGATCCAGCGCAAGTTCGCCTACCGGGTGGCGTGGCTTCAAAACCAGGGCAAGGTGCCGAGCCTGGAGGCCTCCGTGGCCAAGGTCTTCGGCTCCGAGGTGCAACAGGGCGCCTCGGTCATGGGCATGCGCGTGATGGGCCTTGCGGGCCAGGTTGAGGCGAATTCCGAGCTTGGCCAGATACAGGCGCGGGTGCAGAACCAGTACCTGAGCAGTATCTCAGCGACCATCGCCGCGGGGACATCAGAGATCCAGCGGAATATCATCGCCCAGCGCGGGATGGGGCTACCGAGGGACTAG
- the rpsM gene encoding 30S ribosomal protein S13 — protein MARIAGVDIPNNKRVDIALRYIHGLGPSNSREILEKARVVNNPRVKDLTEEELNRIRDAVDKSGYLIEGDLRREVSQNVRRLIDIGSYRGSRHRKSLPVRGQRTRTNARTKRGARKTVAGRRKVAAKK, from the coding sequence ATGGCGCGTATCGCTGGCGTAGACATTCCGAACAACAAGCGGGTGGACATCGCCCTCCGCTACATCCACGGCCTCGGCCCCTCCAACTCCCGGGAGATCTTGGAGAAGGCCCGCGTGGTCAACAATCCTCGCGTGAAGGACCTCACGGAAGAGGAATTGAACCGCATCCGCGATGCCGTGGATAAGAGCGGCTACCTCATCGAGGGCGACCTTCGCCGCGAGGTGAGCCAGAACGTCCGCCGCCTGATTGACATCGGCTCCTATCGCGGCTCCCGGCACCGTAAGAGCCTCCCGGTGCGCGGCCAGCGTACGCGGACCAATGCCCGCACCAAGCGCGGCGCGCGTAAGACCGTCGCAGGCCGCCGCAAGGTCGCGGCCAAGAAGTAA
- the rpsI gene encoding 30S ribosomal protein S9 translates to MTTSHQALYRGTGRRKTAKAQVRLTPGGGAVVVNGKPLQESIPMAHLRNIVTEPLRVANVQKKYNAVVKVVGGGYNAQAIAIRHGIARALIEIDKTFRPALKSQGFLTRDSREKERKKYGLKRARKAPQYTKR, encoded by the coding sequence ATGACCACCAGTCATCAGGCTCTCTATCGCGGTACCGGTCGTCGTAAGACGGCCAAAGCTCAGGTCAGGCTGACCCCCGGCGGCGGCGCCGTTGTGGTCAACGGCAAGCCTCTGCAGGAGTCCATCCCCATGGCCCACCTGCGGAACATCGTCACCGAGCCGTTGCGCGTAGCCAATGTCCAGAAGAAATACAATGCCGTGGTCAAGGTTGTGGGCGGCGGCTATAACGCCCAGGCTATCGCCATCCGCCACGGCATCGCCCGCGCCCTCATCGAGATAGACAAGACCTTCCGCCCGGCCCTGAAGTCCCAGGGCTTCCTCACCCGCGACTCTCGGGAAAAGGAACGCAAGAAGTACGGCCTCAAGCGCGCGCGCAAGGCGCCTCAGTACACCAAGCGCTAA
- a CDS encoding bifunctional phosphoglucose/phosphomannose isomerase, giving the protein MSRPLDDAALYTRLDPSGMDAHIAGLPKQCANAWEEALALKLPARYRRAERLVVAGMGGSAIGGELASDFFRTSDGPRIAVHRDYGLPPGVNRKTLVIASSYSGNTEECLSAFKASQAKGAMLAAVTRDGTLKKLAVQKGIPVFPIAYDSQPRAAIGYSLMPVLAMAQSCGLSKSLAGQVREAVGVLENLAKELHPATPTEENRAKQVAEGIGEKTVIIVGAEHLTGTARRWKAQIQENAKSWAYHDALPEFDHNSVEGLAFPIDAASRSIVIFLSSGRYREQTKRRIKATIELLQKSGVATEVVEASGKGPLANILMSVLFGDYVSYYLAMLRGVDPTPVPNLSWIKERLAQR; this is encoded by the coding sequence ATGAGCAGACCCCTGGACGACGCGGCGCTCTACACCCGGCTCGACCCATCAGGGATGGACGCGCACATCGCCGGGTTGCCGAAGCAGTGCGCCAACGCCTGGGAAGAGGCCCTGGCGCTGAAGCTGCCGGCCAGGTATCGGCGGGCGGAGCGCCTCGTTGTGGCAGGGATGGGCGGCTCGGCGATAGGCGGAGAGCTGGCAAGTGATTTCTTCAGAACGAGCGATGGGCCACGCATCGCCGTCCACAGGGACTATGGCCTGCCTCCTGGAGTAAACCGAAAGACCTTGGTAATCGCCTCGAGCTACTCGGGAAACACCGAGGAATGCCTGAGCGCCTTTAAGGCTTCCCAAGCAAAGGGCGCGATGCTTGCGGCAGTGACGCGCGACGGGACATTGAAGAAGCTCGCCGTACAGAAAGGCATCCCGGTCTTCCCTATCGCCTATGACAGCCAGCCGAGGGCAGCCATCGGCTATAGCCTGATGCCTGTGTTAGCGATGGCGCAGAGCTGCGGGCTTTCGAAGTCACTAGCGGGCCAGGTACGCGAGGCTGTCGGAGTGCTGGAGAACTTGGCCAAGGAACTGCACCCTGCAACGCCTACCGAAGAGAACCGGGCAAAACAAGTGGCAGAGGGCATCGGCGAGAAGACGGTCATTATCGTGGGGGCTGAACACTTGACAGGCACGGCACGGCGATGGAAGGCCCAAATCCAGGAGAATGCGAAGTCGTGGGCGTACCACGATGCGCTGCCGGAGTTTGACCACAATAGTGTAGAAGGGTTGGCCTTCCCCATAGACGCAGCCTCACGAAGCATCGTGATCTTCCTGAGCAGTGGGCGCTACCGGGAGCAGACGAAGCGGCGCATCAAGGCCACGATCGAATTACTTCAGAAGTCAGGGGTCGCCACAGAAGTCGTCGAGGCGAGCGGCAAGGGACCCCTGGCAAATATCCTCATGTCAGTGTTATTCGGCGATTATGTCAGCTATTATTTAGCCATGCTACGTGGTGTTGACCCTACCCCTGTTCCAAACCTGAGCTGGATCAAAGAGCGCTTGGCCCAGCGATAG
- the rpsD gene encoding 30S ribosomal protein S4, with amino-acid sequence MSRQIGPVCRLCRRAGEKLFLKGERCLTPKCAIERRNTPPGAHGMGRRRRLSEHGMQMREKNRARAIYGITERQFRKNFDEAARKPGVTGQYLLQLLERRLDNAVFRLGFATSRAQARQLVRHGHITVNGKKLSIPSYLVGVGDVVGWVEGSKKTEAYKAVSGAGQRQAIPKWLILDTQAVTGKIHALPEPSDMDLKIEERMIVEYYAR; translated from the coding sequence GTGTCTAGACAAATAGGTCCGGTCTGCAGATTGTGCAGACGCGCTGGAGAAAAGCTCTTCCTGAAGGGTGAGCGCTGCCTCACGCCTAAATGCGCCATAGAGCGGCGGAACACGCCCCCGGGCGCTCACGGCATGGGCCGCCGCCGCAGGCTGTCCGAGCATGGCATGCAGATGCGCGAAAAGAACCGCGCGCGCGCCATCTACGGCATCACCGAGCGCCAGTTCCGCAAGAACTTCGATGAAGCCGCCCGCAAGCCCGGTGTCACCGGCCAGTATCTGCTCCAGCTCCTGGAGCGCAGGCTGGACAACGCTGTCTTCCGCCTCGGCTTTGCCACATCCCGCGCCCAGGCCCGCCAGCTGGTCCGCCATGGGCACATCACCGTCAACGGCAAGAAGCTCAGCATTCCCTCGTATCTCGTTGGCGTGGGCGATGTCGTCGGCTGGGTTGAGGGCTCCAAGAAGACGGAGGCCTACAAGGCCGTGTCAGGCGCAGGACAGCGCCAGGCCATCCCCAAGTGGCTCATCCTGGACACCCAGGCCGTCACCGGCAAGATCCATGCCCTTCCTGAACCCTCTGACATGGACCTCAAGATCGAAGAGCGGATGATCGTTGAGTACTATGCTCGATAG
- a CDS encoding phosphoglucomutase/phosphomannomutase family protein has product MKPIKFGTDGWRAIIGEEYTFENVRFCSQGVADYFREAGEPEKGMVIGYDTRFASEHFAEAAAEVICGNGIRVLLTDRACPTPVASYNLVQRKATGGVVITASHNPGTYNGYKVKPDYGGSASPEIVGKIEEQIAKAQQTGQVKRLSLAEAEKKGLLERFDPSGPYLRHIGTLVNLDEIRQAPLKIVVDSMYGAGAGYIAQLLKGGKAQVIEIHRERNPAFPGMAQPEPITQNLQALAAAVREHKADVGIATDGDADRLGLMDEHGDFVTQLQTISLLTLYLLEVQGKRAPIVKSITTSSMLFRLGELYKVPVLETSVGFKYIGPIMMKEKAMLGGEESGGYGFAGHIPERDGILSGLYILSMMVRLKKKPSELIAHLYSKVGPHYYDRIDITFDPARRESIMKQIGESTPERLSGSKVVGIDTFDGRRFRLEDGSWSLIRFSGTEPLLRTYCETSSPERVKQLLAETRGLTGA; this is encoded by the coding sequence ATGAAACCGATCAAGTTCGGGACGGACGGTTGGCGCGCCATCATCGGCGAGGAGTATACGTTCGAGAACGTCCGCTTCTGCAGTCAAGGCGTCGCCGACTATTTCCGAGAGGCGGGAGAGCCTGAGAAGGGGATGGTCATCGGCTATGACACTCGCTTCGCGTCCGAGCATTTCGCAGAGGCGGCCGCGGAGGTGATCTGCGGGAACGGTATCCGCGTTCTGCTGACGGACAGGGCCTGCCCGACGCCCGTTGCGAGCTACAACCTGGTGCAGCGAAAGGCAACGGGCGGCGTGGTCATCACGGCGAGCCATAACCCAGGGACGTATAACGGCTATAAGGTCAAACCCGATTACGGCGGGAGCGCCTCTCCAGAAATCGTCGGAAAGATAGAGGAGCAGATCGCTAAGGCACAGCAGACAGGCCAGGTGAAGCGCTTGTCCTTGGCAGAGGCGGAGAAGAAGGGGCTGTTGGAGCGCTTTGACCCCTCCGGGCCATACCTAAGGCATATCGGCACGCTGGTGAACCTGGATGAAATACGCCAAGCGCCCCTGAAGATCGTCGTTGACTCGATGTACGGCGCAGGAGCGGGCTATATCGCCCAGCTGCTGAAGGGCGGGAAGGCGCAGGTCATCGAGATCCACCGGGAGCGCAACCCGGCATTCCCAGGCATGGCTCAACCAGAGCCGATCACGCAGAATCTCCAGGCCCTTGCCGCCGCCGTGCGGGAGCACAAGGCGGACGTGGGTATCGCAACGGATGGGGACGCCGACCGCCTAGGACTAATGGATGAGCACGGCGATTTCGTCACGCAATTGCAGACGATCTCCCTGCTAACGCTCTATCTGCTCGAAGTGCAAGGGAAACGCGCTCCCATCGTCAAGTCCATCACGACCAGCAGCATGCTCTTTCGGCTTGGGGAGCTCTACAAAGTGCCTGTCCTTGAGACATCCGTCGGTTTCAAATACATCGGGCCAATCATGATGAAGGAGAAGGCGATGCTAGGCGGTGAGGAGAGCGGCGGGTACGGCTTCGCCGGACATATCCCGGAGAGGGACGGCATCCTTTCCGGACTCTACATCCTATCCATGATGGTGAGACTGAAGAAGAAGCCGTCCGAGCTTATCGCGCACCTTTATTCCAAAGTTGGTCCGCACTATTACGATCGCATTGACATCACGTTCGACCCGGCGCGGCGTGAGTCCATCATGAAACAGATAGGGGAGAGCACGCCTGAGCGGCTGAGCGGCAGCAAGGTGGTGGGCATAGATACGTTCGATGGAAGGCGCTTCCGCCTGGAGGACGGCTCCTGGTCGCTCATCCGTTTCTCGGGCACGGAGCCGCTGCTGCGCACCTACTGCGAAACGAGCAGCCCGGAGCGGGTGAAGCAGCTTCTGGCGGAAACGCGCGGGCTGACGGGCGCATGA
- the infA gene encoding translation initiation factor IF-1 — protein MAKKEAIEVEGTVAETLPNAMFRVDLPNGHQVLAHVSGKIRMHFIKILPGDRVMVELSPYDLTRGRIIYRFK, from the coding sequence ATGGCGAAGAAAGAGGCTATAGAGGTTGAAGGGACGGTGGCGGAGACGCTGCCCAATGCCATGTTTCGCGTTGACCTCCCCAACGGCCATCAAGTCCTCGCCCATGTCTCAGGCAAGATACGCATGCATTTCATCAAGATCCTCCCGGGTGATCGGGTCATGGTGGAGCTCTCTCCCTACGACCTGACGCGCGGGCGCATCATCTATCGGTTCAAGTAG